The following coding sequences lie in one Spinacia oleracea cultivar Varoflay chromosome 1, BTI_SOV_V1, whole genome shotgun sequence genomic window:
- the LOC110776741 gene encoding E3 ubiquitin-protein ligase At1g12760 — translation MAMRFAEYQCKSQSDKYPLLMEQPERRNDNEHVIDIRRSLEASSSGAAHDRISNELNSTLPEGRPSSTSRASVSQLSLPLSNISSSRNSSSRRGNGHSRRRRSPLNSGVWISVELALTLGQIVASVIVLSLSRHEHPRTPLFAWIVGYATGCVATLPLLYWRYLHRNQASEQDSSPSRQPSSSGNPPVGHSSSLTTQILEDDNHTTISNRSASGLSVAMGNARLKVSVEYFKMALDCFFAIWFVVGNVWIFGGHASSTEAPNLYRLCIVFLVFSCIGYAMPFILCATICCCLPCIISVLGFREDLNQTRGATTESINALPIYKYKLKKNRHSDGGSEAGVVAAGTDKERVISGEDAVCCICLAKYANNDELRELPCSHLFHKECVDKWLKINALCPLCKNEVGDSLLSSLAGATASLRRAESRVVSS, via the exons ATGGCTATGCGGTTTGCAGAATATCAATGTAAAAGCCAATCAGACAAATACCCATTATTGATGGAGCAACCAGAAAGAAGAAATGACAATGAACATGTTATTGACATAAGGAGGAGTTTAGAAGCTTCCTCTTCTGGTGCTGCTCATGATAGGATTTCTAATGAGTTGAACTCTACTCTACCTGAAGGCAGACCTTCAAGTACTTCCAGAGCTTCGGTTTCTCAGCTGTCACTTCCTCTGTCCAACATCTCAAGTTCCAGGAATTCATCTAGCAGGAGAGGGAATGGTCACAGCCGAAGGCGCAGAAGCCCGTTAAATTCAGGGGTATGGATATCTGTTGAACTAGCTCTCACCTTAGGTCAGATTGTTGCTTCTGTCATCGTGTTGTCTTTGTCAAGACATGAGCATCCACGAACTCCGTTATTTGCTTGGATTGTGGGTTATGCTACAGGATGTGTTGCAACTCTCCCTCTTCTCTACTGGCGTTATCTTCATCGCAATCAAGCCTCAGAACAAGATTCTTCTCCATCCAGACAACCTTCTTCTAGTGGTAATCCACCTGTTGGACATTCATCTTCTCTTACTACTCAGATTCTAGAAGATGATAACCATACCACTATTTCCAACAGAAGTGCTAGTGGTCTAAGTGTTGCAATGGGAAATGCCAG GCTCAAGGTCTCAGTTGAATACTTTAAGATGGCCCTAGATTGCTTCTTCGCAATCTGGTTCGTGGTTGGTAATGTCTGGATCTTTGGGGGCCACGCTTCTTCTACTGAAGCTCCCAACTTGTACAG GTTATGCATAGTGTTCCTCGTCTTCAGTTGTATAGGATATGCTATGCCATTTATACTTTGCGCGACAATTTGCTGCTGTCTTCCATGTATAATATCTGTGCTAGGCTTTAGGGAAGATTTAAACCAAACCCGAGGAGCAACAACAGAGTCAATTAATGCTCTTCCAATCTACAAGTACAAGTTAAAGAAAAACAGGCACAGCGACGGTGGTAGTGAAGCTGGGGTAGTAGCTGCAGGAACAGACAAGGAACGTGTGATATCAGGAGAAGATGCT GTTTGTTGCATTTGCTTGGCGAAATATGCAAACAATGATGAACTTAGGGAGTTGCCATGTTCTCATTTGTTTCATAAGGAGTGTGTGGACAAGTGGCTCAAGATTAATGCTCTTTGCCCTCTTTGTAAGAACGAAGTTGGTGATTCCTTGCTTAGTTCACTTGCTGGAGCAACAGCCAGCCTACGACGCGCTGAGAGTAGGGTAGTTAGCAGCTGA